In Salmo salar chromosome ssa15, Ssal_v3.1, whole genome shotgun sequence, one genomic interval encodes:
- the LOC106572686 gene encoding transcription factor Sp5-like, with protein MAALTIQRTDNFLHTFLQDRTPSSSPEGAPNALSFLATTCSQAWQVGGTVVGGTVGSTVGSDGSQFPYEGSVRVGAASGMFQLWSNEVAVAPSSSLSASSLTAAAAAHQAMTLTVPKVQFPVGRGHSLQSGLGPHPHPHALHHHHHHHHHHHELPLTPPAEPPSAYSFELSPVKVLSSQSQGPNGPPYYPQHNAVSVGQNFPSFFQNSVSSARHHLSGGHHHVGEDGQQGWWSLPQTTGHSSSSNHPHTFSLGRQLVLGQQPQITALLQGTSKGLLSSTRRCRRCKCPNCQANGGGLEFGKKRLHICHIPECGKVYKKTSHLKAHLRWHAGERPFICNWLFCGKSFTRSDELQRHLRTHTGEKRFGCQQCGKRFMRSDHLSKHIKTHQSRKSRSGGNTSDSLLANIKRE; from the exons ATGGCAGCTCTGACGATACAACGGACTGACAACTTTCTGCACACTTTTTTACAG GACCGGACCCCCAGCTCGTCCCCAGAGGGAGCCCCCAACGCCCTGTCCTTCTTGGCCACCACCTGTAGCCAGGCCTGGCAGGTGGGGGGGACGGTTGTGGGCGGCACTGTGGGCTCCACGGTGGGCTCTGATGGTTCCCAGTTTCCCTATGAGGGGTCCGTGAGGGTGGGCGCAGCCTCCGGGATGTTCCAACTGTGGAGCAACGAGGTGGCGGTGGCCCCTAGTTCTAGTCTCAGTGCCTCCAGCCTCACTGCAGCCGCGGCCGCCCACCAGGCCATGACGTTAACGGTGCCTAAGGTCCAGTTCCCTGTTGGACGTGGACACAGTCTGCAGTCTGGCCTGGGTCCTCACCCCCACCCCCACGCgctccaccatcaccaccaccatcaccaccaccaccacgagcTGCCCCTGACTCCGCCGGCCGAGCCTCCGTCCGCCTACTCCTTCGAGCTCTCTCCAGTCAAGGTCCTCTCGTCCCAGAGCCAGGGCCCAAACGGGCCGCCCTACTACCCTCAACACAACGCGGTCTCTGTGGGACAGAACTTCCCCAGCTTCTTCCAGAACTCTGTCTCTTCTGCCAGGCACCATCTATCCGGTGGACACCACCACGTTGGGGAGGATGGCCAGCAGGGTTGGTGGAGCCTCCCCCAGACCACTGGCCACAGCAGCTCCTCTAACCACCCCCATACCTTCTCCCTGGGCCGGCAGCTGGTCCTGGGTCAACAGCCCCAAATCACAGCCCTCCTCCAGGGCACCTCCAAGGGCCTGTTATCCTCCACACGCCGCTGCCGTCGCTGCAAGTGCCCCAACTGCCAGGCCAACGGCGGGGGACTCGAGTTTGGCAAGAAGAGACTGCACATCTGCCACATCCCAGAGTGCGGCAAGGTGTACAAGAAGACGTCTCACCTGAAGGCTCACCTGCGCTGGCATGCCGGGGAGAGACCGTTCATCTGCAACTGGCTGTTCTGCGGGAAGAGCTTCACGCGCTCCGACGAGCTACAGCGCCACCTCAGAACACACACCGGGGAGAAGAGGTTCGGATGCCAGCAGTGTGGGAAGAGGTTCATGAGGAGCGACCACCtctccaaacacatcaagactcACCAGAGCAGGAAGAGCCGGTCCGGTGGGAACACGTCAGACTCTCTATTGGCCAATATCAAGAGAGAGTAA